Genomic DNA from Leptotrichia sp. OH3620_COT-345:
CGGCGGGAGTAATAGACTATACAGGCAATGCATACGGAGTAGCTTATGTACATGAAGATGAAACAATAAAACTTGGAAACAGTACAGGTTGGTATGCAGGAGCGGTACATAACAGATTAAAATTTAAAGATATAGGCAGATCTAAAGAAGATACAACTATGTT
This window encodes:
- a CDS encoding autotransporter domain-containing protein yields the protein LDKEFTHLKKEWDNKSKQSNKIKAFGMRDEYKTDTAGVIDYTGNAYGVAYVHEDETIKLGNSTGWYAGAVHNRLKFKDIGRSKEDTTM